The following proteins come from a genomic window of Coffea arabica cultivar ET-39 chromosome 11c, Coffea Arabica ET-39 HiFi, whole genome shotgun sequence:
- the LOC113715780 gene encoding 18.5 kDa class I heat shock protein-like encodes MSLIPSVFGGRRSNVFDPFSLDIWDPFEGFPFSNTSLANVPDTARDTSAFATARIDWKETPEAHVFKADLPGLKKEEVKVEVEEGRVLQISGERSREQEEKNDKWHRVERSSGRFLRRFRLPENAKVDQVKASMENGVLTVTVPKEEVKKSDVKAIEISG; translated from the coding sequence ATGTCGCTGATTCCAAGCGTCTTCGGTGGCCGAAGAAGCAACGTTTTCGACCCATTTTCACTTGACATTTGGGATCCCTTTGAAGGCTTTCCTTTCTCGAACACCAGTCTGGCGAACGTCCCAGATACAGCAAGGGATACATCTGCATTTGCAACCGCCCGCATCGACTGGAAAGAGACTCCCGAAGCCCATGTCTTCAAAGCCGACCTTCCGGGGCTGAAGAAGGAGGAAGTGAAGGTGGAGGTTGAGGAAGGCCGGGTCCTGCAGATTAGCGGAGAAAGGAGCCGGGAGCAAGAGGAGAAGAACGACAAGTGGCATAGGGTGGAGAGGAGCAGCGGCAGGTTCCTGCGCAGGTTCAGGCTGCCGGAGAACGCCAAGGTGGATCAGGTGAAGGCCAGCATGGAGAATGGGGTGCTCACCGTCACCGTGCCGAAAGAGGAAGTGAAGAAGTCTGATGTTAAGGCCATTGAGATCTCCGGCTAA